From Medicago truncatula cultivar Jemalong A17 chromosome 7, MtrunA17r5.0-ANR, whole genome shotgun sequence, a single genomic window includes:
- the LOC25499196 gene encoding tryptophan synthase alpha chain yields MAIALKSHCLLQLKKPETGFRVGVSSKNATIISIKRYTSVSASATRSIEAISISETFNNLKKQGKVALIPYITAGDPDLSTTAEALKVLDSCGSDIIELGVPYSDPLADGPVIQAASTRSLARGTDFDSIIYMLKEVVPELSTPVALFTYYNPILKRGTERFMSIIRDTGVHGLVVPDVPLEESEFLRTEAKKNGIELVLLTTPTTPTNRMKDIVDGAEGFVYLVSSLGVTGTRASVSDKVQALLREIKEATTKPVAVGFGISTAEQVKQVAGWGADGVIVGSAMVRLLGEAKSPQEGLKELENFTRSLRSALD; encoded by the exons ATGGCCATTGCATTGAAATCACATTGCTTGTTGCAATTGAAGAAACCTGAAACCGGTTTTCGGGTCGGTGTTTCCTCCAAGAATGCTACAATAATCTCAATTAAAAGATACACTTCGGTGTCTGCTAGTGCTACCAGGAGTATTGAAGCGATTAGCATCTCAGAAACATTCAACAATCTGAAGAAACAAGGAAAA GTGGCATTGATCCCATACATCACAGCTGGTGATCCTGATCTTTCAACCACAGCAGAAGCACTGAAAGTTCTTGATTCATGTGGATCTGACATTATTGAGCTTGGTGTTCCATACTCGGATCCTTTGGCAGATGGTCCTGTTATCCAG GCTGCTTCTACAAGATCTTTGGCAAGGGGGACAGATTTTGATTCAATTATTTACATGTTGAAGGAG GTTGTTCCAGAATTATCTACTCCAGTTGCTTTGTTTACTTATTACAATCCAATACTGAAGCGTGGTACTGAGAGATTTATGTCCATTATAAGAGACACCGGTGTTCATG GGCTTGTAGTCCCCGATGTTCCTCTGGAGGAGTCAGAATTTTTAAGGACCGAAGCTAAGAAAAATGGAATTGAACTG GTACTCCTCACAACACCCACCACTCCGACAAACCGAATGAAAGACATTGTTGATGGTGCAGAAGGATTTGTCTATTTG GTAAGCTCTTTGGGGGTCACTGGAACCCGAGCATCAGTTAGTGATAAAGTTCAGGCACTTCTGCGGGAAATCAAAGAG gcAACAACGAAGCCAGTGGCAGTTGGCTTCGGGATATCAACAGCTGAGCAGGTGAAACAG GTAGCTGGATGGGGAGCTGATGGTGTAATTGTTGGGAGTGCTATGGTGAGGTTGCTTGGTGAGGCCAAATCTCCTCAAGAGGGATTGAAAGAACTTGAAAATTTCACCCGCTCCTTAAGATCAGCACTTGATTGA
- the LOC120577206 gene encoding auxin-induced protein 22E, which produces MGSYIETELIINHKDTELRLGLPGSDDEQSCNGGSIVRSNKRSFSPETSVEEESISKSSGDSNSTTTSDRDHDQDSVQPTKVQVVGWPPIRSFRKNSLQQNKVEDGNGMYVKVSMAGAPYLRKIDLKVYKSYSELLKVLENMFKCTFGEYSEREGYNGSEYAPTYEDKDGDWMLVGDVPWNMFISSCKRLKIVKGSEAKGLACL; this is translated from the exons ATGGGGAGCTATATTGAAACAGAGTTGATTATTAATCACAAGGACACAGAATTAAGGTTGGGATTGCCTGGAAGTGATGATGAACAATCATGCAATGGTGGTTCTATTGTTAGAAGCAACAAGAGATCTTTTTCACCTGAAACAAGTGTTGAAGAAGAGTCCATTTCTAAGAGCTCTGGTGATTCTAATTCCACAACCACAAGTGATCGTGATCATGACCAAGACTCTGTCCAACCTACAAA GGTACAAGTTGTTGGGTGGCCACCAATTAGATCTTTTAGGAAGAATAGTTTACAACAAAATAAAGTGGAAGATGGAAATGGAATGTATGTGAAAGTGAGCATGGCTGGTGCACCTTACTTGAGGAAAATAGATCTCAAAGTTTACAAGAGTTACTCAGAACTTCTTAAGGTTTTGGAAAATATGTTCAAGTGTACATTTGGTGAATATTCAGAAAGAGAAGGGTACAATGGATCTGAATATGCTCCTACTTATGAAGACAAGGATGGTGATTGGATGCTAGTTGGAGATGTCCCATGGAA CATGTTTATATCCTCATGCAAGAGGCTCAAGATAGTGAAAGGATCAGAAGCAAAAGGGTTGGCATGTTTATGA